The genome window ATAAAAAAATTAAATTTGGTGGAGACGAGGGGAATTGAACCCCTGTCCAAAAATAAAACAACCACGGCATCTACATGTTTAGTAAAGGTGAAAACTTCATCTAGCCAAACTCACCTTCCAAAATTTCAAGCTAGACTAAGACTTTAACTTCAATCAAAACTTGTCAAATTTCAATCTACACTATCAAAAATGACCAAATTCTAAGCTAGATAGTATCACTTAAAATTCAGGCTCAACTGAACTTACGCAGCTTTAGCGTAAGCAGGAGCAAATTTAACGTTGTTTGCGTTTAATTTTAATTTGAGCTTTATACGCTTTGCTCAAAGCGACATGCCACCAAGGCCACTCTACTCCTGTCGAAGCCAAGTCGTCCCCATTATTGAGAAATTTTATCCGGAACATTTGCAATCTGAGGATTAAACACACTTAAAAAAGAAGCATTTTTTTCATAATCACTGCAATACTTATCTAGCTGTTCACCCACTAAAAACATCCAATCCACAAATTCATCACTAGCAGGGCCATCCAATTTAGCTGCTTCTTGCATAATCTCTTCACAAAATGTGCAAAAATTTGCAATCTCATCTAAATTTAGTCTTTTAGCAGCCCAAACTACATTGTGAATGTTTTGCTCTAAGTCTTTTAAGGCTTCTTTGTATTTTAAGCTATCACTGCTTAACTTTACAATCAAAGGCTCTAAAACATCGCAAAGACTTCTAAAAAAATACAAAAAACGCTCGATTTCTTCAAGCTCGTATTCTATCTCTAATTGCTCTAAAATTCCCATGAAAACTTCTATAATTTAAGTTTAAATGTTTATTTTAACAAATTTTAGATAAAATTCAAATTTTTGACAAAACAAAATTGGAAAAAGATGGATAGAATTGTAGAGATTGAAAAATTTTCCCCCGATGAAACATATGAAACTAGCTTAAGACCTTCAAATTTTGATGGTTATATAGGACAAGAAAATATTAAGAAAAATTTAGAAATTTTCATCAAAGCCGCTAAAAAAAGAAATGAATGCTTAGATCATATCCTTTTTAGTGGACCTGCAGGACTTGGCAAAACAACTTTGGCTAATATCATCTCATATGAAATGAATGCCAACATCAAAACCACCGCTGCACCTATGATAGAAAAAAGCGGGGATTTAGCTGCGATTTTAACCAATCTTAGCGAAGGGGATATTTTATTTATCGATGAAATTCATCGTTTAAGTCCTGCTATAGAAGAAGTACTTTACCCTGCCATGGAAGATTTTCGTCTTGATATTATCATTGGTAGCGGACCTGCTGCACAAACGATAAAAATCGATCTACCTAAATTTACACTCATTGGCGCTACTACAAGAGCTGGTATGCTAAGCAATCCTTTACGCGATCGCTTTGGTATGCAATTTCGTTTAGAATTTTATAAAAATGAAGAACTTGCCATCATCTTAGAAAAAGCAGCCTTAAAACTCAACAAAACTTGTGAAAAAAAAGCTTCTTTAGAGATAGCCAAACGCAGCCGTTCTACCCCAAGGATCGCATTAAGGTTGCTTAAGCGTGTTAGAGATTTTGCTGATGTTAATGATGAAGATATCATTAGCGAAAAAAGAGCTAAAGAAGCACTGGATTCTTTAGGAGTAAATGAGCTAGGTTTTGATGCAATGGACTTAAGATACCTAGAACTTTTAACCGATGCTAAAAGAAAACCTATAGGGCTTTCTAGCATAGCTGCTGCATTAAGCGAAGATGAAAACACTATCGAAGATGTGATAGAACCTTACTTGCTAGCAAATGGCTATATAGAAAGAACCGCTAAAGGTCGCATTGCGAGTTTAAAAAGCTTTGATGTGTTAAAACTAAAATATAACAAAGGTTTGTTTGATGAAAAGTAGTAACTTTTTCTTGATTAGCTTTATCTTGATCATTTTATTTTGGGTGCTTTATTTATTTAAACCCTTTTTGATGAATATCGCCATAGCGAGCTTAATGGCTGTATCTACTTCTAATGTAAATATTAAATTTCTCAACATCTTTAAAGGCAAAAAAGTTATGGCAGCCACTGCTACTACTGCATTTATGTTAGCGATGTTTTTTATACCTTTTGTTTATGCCATTATCGAATTAGCAAAAGCGGCAAAGGGTTTTGATATGAGTTATTTCCACAATACCATAGAATATTTTAAAAACTACTCTTTGCATTTACCAGAATCTTTAAGCTTTATAGAACCAAAAATCAAAGAAACCCTAGCAAGTATTGATTTAAATTCTATCTCTAAAAATATCTTAACTTATCTTTCAAGTGCAACTAAGTTAGGTACGAAATTTTTAACTGATATGGTGTTAATTTGTGTGTTTTATTTCTTTGCTAATCTCTATGGAGCCCAACTCATTGGCTATATCAAAACCATCGTCCCTATGAAAAAAGAAGAAACTCAAGGTATTTTAAGTGAGGTAAGCAATGTCATGTCTGTAGTGTTTTACTCTATGGTGCTTAATGCTATCTTACAAGGAGTGCTTTTTGCTATCATTACTAAATTTTATGGTTATGATGCGATTTTAATGGGGATATTATTTTGCTTTAGTTCTTTAATCCCTGTAGTGGGAGGGGCTTTGGTTTATGTACCTGTTTCTTTATATGAATTTGCAAACAACAATCTAAGCGGTGCTTTGTTGATTTTTATCTATAGCGTAGTGATGATATCTTTCATCGCAGATACCCTAGTAAAACCCTACATCATCAAATGGATCAATACAAAACTAGTTCAAATTCCAACACAAATCAATGAACTTTTGATTTTCTTTGCAATGATAGCAGGAATCTCAAGCTTTGGTTTTTGGGGTATTATCCTTGGACCTGCCATTTTAACTTTCTTTATCTCTACCTTAAAATTATACGTAATTTTAAAAGAAAAGCACTTTGTATAAAAAGCGATTATTTTTCAATAATCGCTAAAATTTCTTCTTCGCTTGTAAGTTTTTTATTGTATTTAATCACTAAAAATTTAGAGTTTTTATATACATCTAAAACACCATTTATATTTTTAAATACATTTAAATCATGTTTTGTTTCTAAAGACAAATAGACATTTTTAAAATCCGCTGGACTTTGCAAAAATAAAAGCAACACAAACCAAACCAAAGACAAGGCAACTAAAATAAAAGCAAGAGTAACTAAGCTAAAATGATGTAAAAAATACCCTCCTATAACACCACCCAAAAAGCTTCCAAAATAACCAAAAGCATTAAACACACCTAAAGCCGCGCCTTTTTCATTTACCTTAGCAAATTTACTCGCACAGCTTTGCATGATAGGTTCATGTAGATTAAATCCTATAAAAAATACCACAACACCCACCATAAACACTAAAGCATTGTGT of Campylobacter sp. 2014D-0216 contains these proteins:
- a CDS encoding histidine phosphotransferase, translating into MGILEQLEIEYELEEIERFLYFFRSLCDVLEPLIVKLSSDSLKYKEALKDLEQNIHNVVWAAKRLNLDEIANFCTFCEEIMQEAAKLDGPASDEFVDWMFLVGEQLDKYCSDYEKNASFLSVFNPQIANVPDKISQ
- the ruvB gene encoding Holliday junction branch migration DNA helicase RuvB — its product is MDRIVEIEKFSPDETYETSLRPSNFDGYIGQENIKKNLEIFIKAAKKRNECLDHILFSGPAGLGKTTLANIISYEMNANIKTTAAPMIEKSGDLAAILTNLSEGDILFIDEIHRLSPAIEEVLYPAMEDFRLDIIIGSGPAAQTIKIDLPKFTLIGATTRAGMLSNPLRDRFGMQFRLEFYKNEELAIILEKAALKLNKTCEKKASLEIAKRSRSTPRIALRLLKRVRDFADVNDEDIISEKRAKEALDSLGVNELGFDAMDLRYLELLTDAKRKPIGLSSIAAALSEDENTIEDVIEPYLLANGYIERTAKGRIASLKSFDVLKLKYNKGLFDEK
- a CDS encoding AI-2E family transporter, which encodes MKSSNFFLISFILIILFWVLYLFKPFLMNIAIASLMAVSTSNVNIKFLNIFKGKKVMAATATTAFMLAMFFIPFVYAIIELAKAAKGFDMSYFHNTIEYFKNYSLHLPESLSFIEPKIKETLASIDLNSISKNILTYLSSATKLGTKFLTDMVLICVFYFFANLYGAQLIGYIKTIVPMKKEETQGILSEVSNVMSVVFYSMVLNAILQGVLFAIITKFYGYDAILMGILFCFSSLIPVVGGALVYVPVSLYEFANNNLSGALLIFIYSVVMISFIADTLVKPYIIKWINTKLVQIPTQINELLIFFAMIAGISSFGFWGIILGPAILTFFISTLKLYVILKEKHFV